In Prosthecobacter sp., a genomic segment contains:
- a CDS encoding Dabb family protein, which translates to MIRHTVAFRLKHAPGSATERDFLQAACELAKIQGVQKFECLRQTSAKNPFTFGLSMEFADADAYAFYSDHPDHTAFVQQRWIPEVTEFIELDYVPHAP; encoded by the coding sequence ATGATCCGCCACACCGTTGCCTTCCGCCTCAAGCACGCTCCTGGTTCCGCCACCGAGCGTGATTTTCTTCAAGCCGCCTGCGAACTCGCGAAGATCCAAGGCGTGCAAAAGTTCGAGTGCCTGCGCCAGACGAGCGCCAAGAACCCGTTCACCTTCGGTCTCTCGATGGAGTTCGCTGATGCGGACGCCTACGCCTTCTACAGCGATCATCCCGACCACACCGCTTTCGTTCAGCAACGTTGGATTCCCGAAGTGACCGAATTCATTGAACTCGACTACGTACCTCACGCCCCTTAA